In one Cervus elaphus chromosome 9, mCerEla1.1, whole genome shotgun sequence genomic region, the following are encoded:
- the LOC122701001 gene encoding double-headed protease inhibitor, submandibular gland-like: MNSITTFAILALAAMTWAATPSVTSGDRQIGIEVNCTKYNIKSAGIACTKEWAPICGMDLKTYGNECMFCFLNRDKGSQLRKLHNNECREVECTTYSEVCTMEYMPHCGSDGTVYGNRCSFCNAVVMSRGTLYFVKYGPCSESP, encoded by the exons ATGAACAGCATCACTACTTTTGCCATCCTTGCTCTGGCAGCCATGACATGGGCTGCCACTCCATCTG TCACTTCTGGTGATCGACAAATAGGGATAGAG GTGAACTGCACCaaatacaacataaaaagtgCCGGGATTGCGTGCACAAAGGAATGGGCACCAATATGTGGCATGGATCTGAAAACTTACGGTAATGAATGTATGTTCTGTTTCCTAAATAG AGACAAAGGATCTCAACTCAGGAAACTTCATAATAATGAATGT agGGAGGTTGAGTGCACCACATATTCAGAAGTATGCACCATGGAGTACATGCCTCACTGTGGATCTGATGGGACAGTATATGGCAACAGATGTTCATTTTGCAATGCTGTTGT GATGAGCCGTGGCAcactttattttgtaaaatatggaCCATGCTCTGAGTCTCCCTGA